One genomic region from Salvia hispanica cultivar TCC Black 2014 chromosome 2, UniMelb_Shisp_WGS_1.0, whole genome shotgun sequence encodes:
- the LOC125206669 gene encoding LRR receptor-like serine/threonine-protein kinase ERECTA, whose product MSDSESETPHNNRSITLSAKQFAEFMRLNVSQKTSNHQPSSLESIGEVRLTDKLNGDNYHLWVKLMRRAIGGKGLASHISGVTDPPPPTDPHFDRWQQRDDCCFNWIISNIDASLVNEPSRLCRLPSLRITSSSSPFSNSNTDQDALLTFKNAINLESDSMLNKNWSTNASICSWTGVSCSLDHQRVTALNFSGFLLHGTISPHLGNLTFLQSLDLSSNNFTGSIPSELYNIQRLKTLNLSSNQLVGGLPSGIFTNMSVLVEINLRFNNLSGELPSDICSNTPKLKRLLLSGNKIVGKIPKSIWKCVEMEDLRISSNKITANIPTEIGNLTKLTFLSMFSNHLEGEIPSSVFNISSLEIVYLSDNILSSSVPIFNSLTRLQLLYLDSNYLTGGIPKEIGYLTSLQHLKLNKNNLTE is encoded by the exons ATGTCAGATTCTGAATCTGAAACCCCTCACAACAACCGATCAATAACTCTCTCAGCCAAGCAATTCGCTGAATTTATGAGACTAAATGTGTCTCAGAAAACCTCCAACCATCAACCTTCGTCCCTGGAATCGATAGGCGAGGTGCGCCTGACGGACAAACTCAATGGGGATAATTACCACCTATGGGTAAAACTGATGAGACGAGCCATCGGTGGAAAAGGTCTGGCGTCTCACATATCCGGAGTTACAGACCCCCCTCCACCGACTGACCCACACTTCGATCGATGGCAGCAACGAGATGATTGTTGCTTCAACTGGATTATAAGCAACATCGACGCCAGCCTCGTGAACGAG CCATCTCGCCTCTGTCgattaccatctttaagaATCACCTCCTCCTCGTCCCCGTTTTCCAACTCAAATACTGATCAAGACGCTCTCCTCACCTTCAAAAACGCAATCAATTTGGAGTCCGATTCCATGCTGAACAAAAACTGGTCCACAAATGCTTCCATCTGTAGCTGGACTGGCGTCTCATGCAGCCTCGACCACCAAAGGGTCACGGCCCTCAATTTCTCCGGCTTCCTCCTCCACGGAACCATCTCTCCACATCTTGGAAACTTAACGTTCCTTCAGTCTTTGGACTTGAGCTCCAATAATTTCACAGGCTCCATACCCTCAGAGCTGTACAACATCCAAAGGCTTAAGACATTGAACTTATCGAGTAATCAGCTTGTGGGTGGTTTACCGAGTGGCATCTTCACCAACATGTCTGTGTTGGTAGAGATCAACCTCAGGTTTAACAACCTATCAGGCGAGCTCCCAAGTGATATATGCAGTAACACTCCGAAGCTCAAGAGATTACTTCTGAGCGGAAATAAAATTGTTGGAAAAATCCCGAAGAGTATATGGAAGTGCGTAGAGATGGAAGATTTGCGAATATCCTCTAACAAAATCACTGCCAACATACCAACTGAAATCGGGAACTTGACGAAGCTTACTTTTCTAAGCATGTTTTCAAACCATTTGGAAG GAGAAATTCCTTCATCTGTCTTCAACATTTCTTCTCTGGAAATTGTGTACCTTAGTGACAACATTCTTAGTAGTAGTGTCCCCATTTTCAACAGTTTAACCAGGCTTCAATTATTGTATCTTGACAGCAACTACTTGACag GTGGCATACCCAAAGAAATTGGATATCTCACCTCCTTGCAGCATCTAAAACTTAATAAAAACAACTTGACAG AATAA
- the LOC125203702 gene encoding LRR receptor-like serine/threonine-protein kinase GSO1: MGKLKQLGKLNLYNNRLGGYIPRDLCLMSKLMNLGLHANMLVGPIPECLGEVKSLRMVTMNSNKLSSTLPSEIFGLADLIYLDLSSNNLSGQLPYIGRLKAINELDLSSNEFSGSIPESIGNLSNLQALDLSMNNLTGFIPATMGKLKQLGRSDTRMFGGS; the protein is encoded by the exons ATGGGGAAGTTGAAGCAACTAGGGAAGTTAAACCTCTATAATAACCGGCTGGGCGGATATATCCCTCGTGATCTTTGTCTAATGAGTAAATTGATGAACTTGGGCTTGCATGCCAACATGCTTGTAGGTCCGATACCAGAATGTTTGGGGGAAGTTAAATCTCTAAGAATGGTCACAATGAACTCGAACAAGCTGAGTTCCACTCTCCCTTCAGAAATCTTTGGTCTTGCAGACCTCATATATTTGGACTTGTCTTCGAACAATCTGAGTGGTCAACTTCCGTATATTGGAAGGTTGAAGGCTATTAACGAGTTAGACTTATCCTCTAACGAGTTTTCAGGTTCTATTCCTGAATCAATCGGAAATTTGAGCAATTTACAAGCTTTggatttatctatgaataatcTCACAGGATTCATCCCGGCAACAATGGGGAAGTTGAAGCAACTGGGGAG GTCCGATACCAGAATGTTTGGGGGAAGTTAA